A stretch of Faecalibacterium duncaniae DNA encodes these proteins:
- a CDS encoding polysaccharide biosynthesis protein, translating into MKKTKKLVPQVLLRRMILVLLDAAIVIFSFYFALLLRADGAVEASWWPHNRALLYQNLPWIVALYLLSFLAGGLYHVLWKYAGERDLIRLGGMIAVPTGVVYFVNHFCVHGVLFDSANAMAAVLIFLLVGGSRLAWRLFLNHPIGERLRGVPNKDPNRPVMIVGAGEAGAWAINVCKSNSSYGHPVVAVDDDLVKQGQTIHGVPVKGTLEQIPQLCTQYNIHNIIIAIPTLRGSRLNHVIDLCVSTHCPVQILSDPQLVGSNGPQQGAFRELNTADFLSRDEVTLDNEKISGYLTGKTVLVTGGGGSIGSELCRQVMRFRPGKLLIFDIYENCAYELLMELQQKYGRDIPVTVLIGSIRDKKRLDEVFETYHPTVVFHAAAHKHVPLMEISPAEAVKNNVLGTKNLLTSASEHDVERFVQLSTDKAVNPTSVMGCTKRICEMLIQTFAGNTDMKCVAVRFGNVLGSHGSVIPLFEAQIKKGGPVTLTDPNIERYFMTIPEAAQLVLQAGALAEGGSIYVLDMGEPVKIMDLAKQLIRFYGYEPGVNMEIKIVGLRPGEKLYEELMMDEEQGKMRRTEHNKIFVASPRDIDLAVFYQQLQDLAAAAQHNDEGVVDQLEKMIPTFTPTRKNLKV; encoded by the coding sequence GTGAAGAAAACAAAGAAGCTTGTGCCGCAGGTGCTGCTGCGCCGGATGATCCTGGTGCTGCTGGACGCGGCCATCGTGATATTCAGCTTTTACTTTGCCCTGCTGCTCCGGGCCGACGGCGCGGTGGAGGCCAGCTGGTGGCCCCACAACCGTGCCCTGCTCTACCAGAATCTGCCCTGGATCGTGGCGCTCTACCTGCTCAGCTTTCTGGCGGGCGGGCTGTACCATGTGCTCTGGAAGTATGCCGGGGAGCGTGACCTCATCCGTCTGGGCGGCATGATCGCCGTGCCCACGGGGGTGGTCTATTTCGTGAACCATTTCTGCGTCCACGGCGTGCTGTTCGATTCCGCCAACGCCATGGCCGCTGTCCTCATCTTCCTGCTGGTGGGAGGCAGCCGTCTGGCATGGCGGCTCTTCCTGAACCATCCCATCGGCGAGCGGCTGCGGGGCGTGCCCAACAAGGACCCCAACCGCCCCGTGATGATCGTGGGCGCGGGCGAGGCCGGCGCCTGGGCCATCAATGTCTGCAAATCCAACAGCAGCTACGGCCACCCCGTTGTGGCGGTGGACGATGACCTGGTCAAGCAGGGACAGACTATCCACGGCGTGCCGGTCAAGGGCACGCTGGAGCAGATCCCCCAGCTCTGCACCCAGTACAACATCCACAACATCATCATTGCCATCCCCACCCTGCGGGGCAGCAGGCTGAACCATGTCATCGACCTCTGCGTTTCCACCCACTGCCCGGTGCAGATCCTGAGCGATCCCCAGCTGGTGGGCAGCAACGGCCCCCAGCAGGGTGCGTTCCGTGAGCTGAACACCGCCGATTTCCTCTCCCGTGACGAGGTCACGCTGGACAACGAGAAGATCTCCGGCTACCTCACCGGCAAGACCGTGCTGGTGACGGGCGGCGGCGGCTCCATTGGCAGCGAGCTCTGCCGCCAGGTGATGCGCTTCCGGCCCGGCAAGCTGCTGATCTTTGATATCTACGAGAACTGCGCCTACGAGCTGCTGATGGAACTGCAGCAGAAGTACGGCCGCGACATCCCTGTGACCGTGCTGATCGGCTCCATCCGGGATAAAAAGCGGCTGGACGAGGTATTTGAGACCTACCACCCCACCGTGGTGTTCCATGCGGCGGCCCACAAGCATGTGCCGCTGATGGAGATCAGCCCCGCCGAGGCCGTGAAGAACAACGTGCTGGGCACCAAGAACCTGCTCACCAGTGCCAGCGAGCACGACGTGGAGCGGTTCGTCCAGCTTTCCACCGACAAGGCGGTCAACCCCACCAGCGTGATGGGCTGCACCAAGCGGATCTGTGAGATGCTCATCCAGACCTTTGCGGGCAACACCGACATGAAGTGCGTGGCGGTCCGCTTTGGCAACGTGCTGGGCAGCCACGGCAGCGTGATCCCGCTGTTCGAGGCCCAGATCAAGAAGGGCGGCCCTGTCACCCTGACCGACCCCAACATCGAGCGCTACTTTATGACCATTCCCGAGGCGGCCCAGCTGGTGCTGCAGGCAGGCGCGCTGGCCGAGGGCGGCAGCATCTATGTGCTGGACATGGGCGAGCCGGTCAAGATCATGGATCTGGCCAAGCAGCTCATCCGCTTTTATGGCTACGAGCCGGGCGTGAACATGGAGATCAAGATCGTGGGCCTGCGCCCGGGCGAGAAGCTCTACGAGGAGCTGATGATGGACGAGGAGCAGGGCAAGATGCGCCGCACCGAGCACAACAAGATCTTTGTGGCATCGCCCCGG